One stretch of Pseudoalteromonas shioyasakiensis DNA includes these proteins:
- a CDS encoding copper chaperone PCu(A)C → MKLWPALSFLTASLITSTFSFAHSGHDHNDVAEVTVSNAQVREFLPASKASVAYLTITNPSEHATVLTKAELDGLGRVEIHQHTHVDGMMKMEQVLSLKIDGHSSVEFKPGGYHLMVFEPEDQLKAGQERKLTLYFNDGNRVFTQAKVVSLQEMSEQAAQKSKEHSHH, encoded by the coding sequence ATGAAACTATGGCCCGCACTCTCTTTTCTTACCGCAAGTTTAATCACGAGTACCTTTTCATTTGCCCATAGTGGCCATGACCATAACGATGTTGCTGAAGTAACCGTAAGCAACGCGCAGGTACGTGAGTTTTTACCAGCCAGTAAAGCAAGTGTTGCTTATTTAACTATTACCAACCCAAGTGAGCATGCAACAGTACTAACTAAAGCGGAACTGGATGGTTTAGGACGTGTTGAAATCCATCAGCATACCCATGTTGATGGCATGATGAAAATGGAGCAGGTTTTATCATTAAAGATCGATGGTCATAGCAGTGTTGAGTTTAAACCAGGTGGTTATCACTTAATGGTGTTTGAACCTGAAGATCAACTAAAAGCAGGGCAAGAGCGTAAACTCACGCTATATTTTAATGATGGCAATCGAGTTTTCACCCAAGCCAAAGTTGTGTCTTTACAAGAAATGTCTGAACAGGCAGCACAAAAAAGTAAAGAGCACTCACATCACTAG
- a CDS encoding EAL domain-containing protein, with protein MASESNDFLFSDQDDEQLVDETVSDFWDVLIVDDDPEIHSVTKLALSGVEFWDKGLRFHHAYSGAEALELLKNDHSISVILLDVVMESDDAGLKVVKQVRECLKNHNVRIILRTGQPGYAPEEKVIREYDINDYKTKTELTRSKLITALVTAIRSYEQVCQLEFQSRALNNILYASKAILGFTDIKAFSMAVIKQLSIILDCEPQGLLCGSIEDDNQVYVLGGCAQYNDFIGQGVEQLDDGRIIMQVNNCLAQGEHQHTDIDSTYLLKSKNRQAAIYLETEHTPSPSQLQFAEIFLTNVSVGLDNVRLFNRLRDAAYKDILTGLSNRNDFMNKVERYYQPGKSDFVFLLIDVAQFSDINNGLGQEIGNLLLNAIVDRLQQEYPNAELLSRIGADVFGLLLPVNECDVELLREHLSLPFNTGEHILPINFNIGLCYQGDFQKAGIETLKLGYIALNQAKKQSSEMVVTYTPDMEEKMAWRLGIIRQLRQDFEQRKLEVWFQPQLDLNTLEIIGCEALLRWPSGNGQYISPAIFVPMAEDAGLIVDIGQWVLEQACLQQKRLEALGFSISIAVNVSVPQFKVKGYAQQVKDTLTKYNVEPQFIELEVTESVVMDELANVITTLKELKEFGIEIAIDDFGTGFSSLSYLQKLPLDRLKIDRAFIKDLPGQDCQAIAALIISLGARLGLKTIAEGVETQAQADYLAQLGCDEVQGFMYAKPMPEKELITYLQAKQ; from the coding sequence ATGGCATCAGAGAGTAACGACTTTTTGTTTAGTGACCAAGATGACGAACAGTTAGTGGATGAAACTGTCTCTGATTTTTGGGACGTATTAATTGTCGATGATGATCCAGAAATACATTCAGTGACTAAGCTTGCTCTTTCAGGGGTTGAGTTCTGGGACAAAGGCTTGCGGTTCCACCATGCCTATTCAGGTGCAGAAGCACTCGAATTACTTAAAAATGACCATTCGATTTCGGTGATTTTACTTGATGTAGTCATGGAGTCAGATGATGCTGGCTTAAAAGTTGTAAAGCAAGTTAGAGAATGCCTCAAAAATCACAACGTGCGAATTATTTTACGAACCGGACAACCAGGTTATGCACCTGAAGAAAAGGTTATCCGCGAATACGATATAAACGACTATAAAACCAAAACAGAACTAACACGCAGTAAGCTTATTACTGCACTTGTTACTGCTATTCGCTCATATGAGCAAGTTTGTCAGCTAGAATTTCAAAGCCGCGCTTTAAATAATATTTTGTATGCATCAAAAGCCATTCTTGGTTTTACCGATATCAAAGCTTTTTCGATGGCGGTTATCAAACAGCTTTCAATTATTTTGGATTGTGAACCGCAAGGCTTACTGTGTGGTTCAATCGAAGATGATAATCAGGTTTATGTTTTAGGCGGTTGCGCTCAATACAATGATTTTATAGGTCAAGGTGTTGAGCAACTTGATGATGGTCGTATCATCATGCAAGTGAATAATTGCTTGGCGCAAGGTGAACATCAACATACGGATATTGACAGTACATACTTACTCAAAAGTAAAAATCGCCAAGCAGCTATTTACTTAGAAACCGAGCACACGCCAAGTCCTTCGCAATTACAATTTGCCGAGATATTCCTGACTAATGTCAGTGTTGGTCTTGATAATGTTAGATTGTTCAACCGTTTACGCGATGCTGCATATAAAGATATTTTAACTGGCTTATCGAATCGTAATGATTTCATGAATAAAGTTGAGCGTTACTATCAACCGGGTAAAAGTGATTTTGTATTTTTATTAATTGATGTTGCGCAATTCTCTGATATTAATAACGGCTTAGGTCAAGAGATCGGTAACTTATTACTGAACGCAATTGTCGATAGGTTACAACAAGAGTACCCTAATGCTGAGTTGCTCTCACGTATTGGTGCAGATGTGTTCGGTCTATTGTTACCAGTTAATGAGTGTGATGTTGAGCTACTTCGCGAGCATTTAAGTTTGCCTTTTAATACGGGCGAACACATTTTGCCAATCAATTTTAACATCGGTTTATGTTATCAAGGTGACTTTCAAAAAGCGGGAATTGAGACATTAAAACTGGGATACATTGCTCTTAACCAAGCTAAAAAACAATCTTCTGAAATGGTGGTGACTTATACCCCAGATATGGAAGAGAAAATGGCGTGGCGTTTAGGTATCATCAGACAACTTCGCCAAGATTTCGAACAACGTAAATTAGAGGTTTGGTTTCAGCCGCAACTTGATTTAAATACCCTTGAGATTATTGGCTGCGAAGCGCTGCTTCGTTGGCCTTCGGGTAATGGTCAGTATATTTCACCGGCGATTTTCGTTCCTATGGCTGAAGATGCAGGCTTAATTGTTGATATAGGCCAGTGGGTGCTAGAGCAAGCATGTTTGCAGCAAAAGCGCTTAGAAGCATTAGGCTTTTCAATAAGTATTGCTGTGAATGTGTCGGTGCCACAATTTAAAGTTAAAGGCTATGCACAGCAAGTTAAAGACACTTTAACAAAATACAATGTAGAGCCGCAGTTTATCGAACTTGAAGTAACCGAAAGTGTGGTTATGGATGAACTAGCTAATGTGATCACGACATTAAAAGAGCTTAAAGAGTTTGGCATTGAGATTGCGATTGATGACTTTGGTACAGGGTTCTCGTCGTTGAGTTATTTGCAAAAATTGCCGCTTGATAGACTTAAAATTGATCGTGCTTTTATTAAAGATTTACCAGGTCAAGATTGTCAGGCGATTGCAGCGTTAATTATTTCTCTTGGTGCAAGGTTAGGCTTAAAAACTATTGCAGAAGGGGTCGAAACACAAGCGCAAGCAGATTATTTAGCCCAGCTTGGCTGTGATGAAGTGCAAGGCTTCATGTACGCTAAGCCTATGCCAGAAAAAGAGTTAATTACCTACCTGCAAGCTAAGCAATAG
- a CDS encoding TIGR03899 family protein, translated as MTVKAAQARVNLANIIENQLGYPIHKAPSARINHADNDSYSAQGQQQLAYQIRAQASLLERAQTRQEIQFIKRQENIETIMSMAMAFCPDVTGQQQPDFDWIERFISLCEDTANSSMQKLWAKILAGETVSPGTFSIKSLQTLKHMTQREADALQRCTSLCGFNEKDNSHLILLGFYKKPSLFDLLRKGNKVSFNLGKTPVSFPDILTLMDINLLYRKEIESAVLKAGQELVLSFMNQRLVLIAKSNDLVLSYYKFTQTGDELRKLIASPINKAYKQILSTALEDEFEVSWQALK; from the coding sequence ATGACAGTGAAAGCAGCTCAAGCGAGAGTTAATCTTGCTAATATCATAGAAAATCAGCTCGGCTATCCAATTCATAAAGCCCCATCGGCTAGGATTAACCATGCTGATAATGACAGCTACTCAGCACAAGGTCAGCAACAGCTAGCCTATCAAATAAGAGCTCAAGCCAGCCTTTTAGAGCGCGCCCAAACTCGCCAAGAAATTCAATTTATAAAGCGCCAAGAAAATATCGAAACCATTATGTCGATGGCCATGGCTTTTTGCCCGGATGTTACTGGTCAACAACAGCCCGATTTTGATTGGATAGAGCGTTTTATTAGTTTATGTGAAGACACAGCGAACTCATCAATGCAGAAACTGTGGGCGAAAATACTAGCAGGTGAAACAGTCTCACCGGGTACCTTTTCAATTAAAAGCCTGCAAACACTTAAACACATGACTCAGCGAGAAGCTGATGCCCTTCAACGCTGTACATCACTGTGTGGCTTTAATGAAAAAGACAACAGCCACTTAATTTTACTCGGCTTTTATAAAAAACCATCGCTGTTTGATTTGCTCAGAAAGGGTAACAAAGTGTCATTTAACTTAGGAAAAACTCCCGTTAGCTTTCCTGATATTCTTACCTTAATGGATATTAACTTACTATACCGAAAAGAAATCGAATCAGCCGTTTTAAAAGCTGGCCAAGAACTAGTACTGAGCTTTATGAATCAACGCTTAGTTCTAATAGCGAAAAGTAATGACTTGGTACTCAGTTATTATAAGTTTACTCAAACGGGTGATGAGTTACGAAAGTTAATTGCATCGCCAATAAACAAAGCTTATAAGCAAATATTATCAACAGCATTAGAAGATGAATTTGAAGTAAGCTGGCAAGCTTTAAAATAA
- the mgtE gene encoding magnesium transporter → MPEAFEQDYPLQQLKQVTKSLNSGQFVQVRGMLAKTAPCDTALLLESSPHKIRRMLWQLVDPDVRGDVLEELSEDVRLGIIAQMEPEHIAAATEDMDDDDLGEVLRSLPDTVYQDVVSAMDSQDRERATQALSYQERSAGALMNSDTVTIRPDVTLDVVLRYLRLRGELPEGTDDLYVVDKHNCFLGALSLTTLLTSPSDKIVRDLMDEDCESILISMDESDVAQLFERHNWISAPVVDDNAHLLGRITIDDIVDVIREDAEHSMLSLAGLDDEEDTFAPVLKSSQRRSIWLGVNLLTALLAAIVASFFENTLAILPILAVLNGIVPSMGGVAGSQTLTLVIRGIAVGHINQTNQRFLLLKELAIGALNGVIWSILIAGVVALWQWDFKLGAVLAFAMFMNLVAAGIAGASIPLILKKMKIDPALAGSVVLTTVTDIVGIFAFLGTATWLLI, encoded by the coding sequence ATGCCAGAAGCCTTTGAACAAGATTACCCACTACAACAACTCAAACAAGTGACCAAGTCACTCAATAGTGGTCAATTTGTTCAAGTGCGCGGTATGTTAGCCAAAACGGCGCCTTGTGATACAGCCCTTTTACTTGAGTCTTCTCCCCATAAAATTCGTCGTATGCTTTGGCAGCTGGTTGATCCAGATGTGCGTGGTGATGTTCTAGAAGAACTGTCTGAAGATGTACGTCTTGGTATTATTGCGCAGATGGAACCTGAGCACATTGCTGCCGCCACCGAGGACATGGACGACGATGACTTAGGTGAGGTTTTACGTAGCCTTCCTGATACCGTATATCAAGACGTAGTTAGTGCAATGGACTCGCAAGATAGAGAAAGGGCTACTCAGGCACTTTCTTATCAAGAGCGCTCTGCCGGTGCCTTGATGAACAGCGATACAGTAACAATTCGCCCAGATGTTACTTTAGATGTAGTGCTACGCTATTTACGCCTACGAGGTGAGCTACCAGAAGGTACTGATGACTTATACGTTGTTGATAAGCATAACTGCTTCCTAGGAGCACTTTCGTTAACTACACTGCTGACAAGCCCATCTGATAAAATTGTTCGCGATTTAATGGATGAAGATTGTGAGTCTATACTTATTTCAATGGATGAAAGTGATGTAGCACAACTTTTCGAACGTCATAACTGGATTTCAGCCCCGGTTGTTGATGACAACGCACACTTGCTAGGTCGTATTACCATCGATGATATCGTTGACGTAATCCGCGAAGATGCTGAACATAGCATGCTAAGCCTCGCTGGTCTTGATGACGAAGAAGATACCTTTGCGCCAGTGCTAAAAAGTTCGCAACGTCGCTCTATTTGGCTTGGAGTTAACTTATTAACCGCATTGCTAGCGGCAATTGTGGCAAGCTTTTTTGAAAATACCTTAGCAATTTTGCCTATTTTGGCAGTACTCAATGGTATCGTACCTTCAATGGGTGGCGTTGCAGGCAGTCAAACTTTAACACTGGTTATTCGTGGTATAGCCGTTGGCCATATTAATCAAACTAACCAACGCTTCTTATTACTCAAGGAATTAGCGATTGGCGCACTGAATGGCGTTATTTGGTCGATATTAATTGCCGGTGTTGTTGCCCTATGGCAATGGGACTTTAAGCTCGGTGCAGTATTAGCCTTTGCAATGTTTATGAACCTGGTTGCTGCAGGTATTGCGGGTGCAAGCATTCCATTAATTCTCAAGAAAATGAAAATTGACCCTGCCCTCGCTGGCAGTGTGGTACTAACAACCGTTACCGATATTGTCGGTATCTTTGCCTTCTTAGGTACTGCAACGTGGTTATTAATCTAA
- a CDS encoding TIGR04219 family outer membrane beta-barrel protein: MKKYCLAAALSMACLAPTAQADTLLGLYLGVDGWQSDNSGSFAQDGNLQSFKFDDETFTSYYAALEHPVPLVPNIKLKYTELELNGDTTLDETFSFGGSDYVVGTQVGTVSDLSHIDYILYYEIFDNDLVSIDLGVNAKQFDGEITVTGTSQDGGQNTTERVDFSGFVPLVYGRAEVGLPLTGLSVFFEGSLLAIDDSKIQDYQAGIAYALLDNLAIDMDIKAGYRSMTLELDDIDDIYTDLDASGPFAGIQIHF; this comes from the coding sequence ATGAAAAAGTACTGTTTAGCAGCAGCCCTTTCAATGGCTTGTTTAGCCCCAACAGCGCAAGCTGATACATTATTAGGTTTATACTTAGGTGTTGATGGCTGGCAATCAGATAACAGCGGTAGCTTTGCTCAAGACGGAAACTTACAAAGCTTTAAATTTGATGATGAAACGTTTACGAGCTACTACGCAGCGCTTGAGCACCCAGTGCCGTTAGTACCAAACATTAAACTAAAATACACTGAGCTTGAGTTAAATGGTGATACCACCCTAGATGAAACCTTTAGCTTTGGTGGTTCAGATTACGTTGTAGGTACGCAAGTAGGCACTGTCAGCGATTTATCACACATCGACTATATTCTCTATTACGAAATCTTTGATAATGATTTAGTTTCTATTGATTTAGGTGTGAATGCGAAACAATTCGACGGTGAAATTACGGTAACGGGTACATCGCAAGATGGTGGCCAAAACACGACTGAGCGAGTTGATTTCTCTGGTTTCGTACCTTTAGTTTATGGCCGTGCTGAAGTTGGCTTACCATTAACGGGTTTAAGCGTATTCTTTGAAGGTAGTTTACTTGCTATTGACGATAGCAAAATTCAAGACTATCAGGCGGGCATTGCATACGCTTTACTTGATAACTTAGCAATTGATATGGATATTAAAGCCGGCTACCGCTCAATGACATTAGAGCTTGATGATATTGATGATATCTACACAGACTTAGATGCATCAGGCCCATTTGCGGGTATTCAAATCCACTTCTAA
- a CDS encoding PspC domain-containing protein: MNTYHTSTRWYRDLSNKKISGVCSGLAARLGFPVWSTRLVMIILLIQMPLLIGVGYLVAHCTLPVKGY; this comes from the coding sequence ATGAATACTTATCACACATCGACACGTTGGTACCGTGATCTGAGTAACAAAAAGATCTCGGGTGTGTGTAGCGGACTCGCTGCACGCTTAGGCTTCCCTGTGTGGTCAACCCGTTTGGTAATGATCATACTACTTATTCAAATGCCGCTGTTAATTGGCGTGGGTTACTTAGTGGCTCATTGCACTTTACCAGTAAAAGGCTACTAG
- a CDS encoding HPr family phosphocarrier protein, with product MRAEDTFLIQNKLGLHARAATVLAQLALQFDAKITLYQDDKEAEGDSVLALMLLESSQGKEVRVVCEGPDADAALTAIGELIAQRFHEQE from the coding sequence ATGCGCGCTGAAGATACCTTTTTAATTCAAAACAAACTCGGCTTACATGCTCGCGCAGCCACTGTTTTAGCCCAATTAGCACTACAATTTGATGCTAAAATTACGCTTTATCAAGACGATAAAGAAGCTGAAGGTGACAGCGTATTGGCGTTAATGCTACTTGAAAGCAGTCAAGGTAAAGAAGTTAGAGTCGTTTGTGAAGGCCCTGATGCTGATGCAGCATTAACTGCAATCGGTGAATTAATCGCACAGCGCTTTCACGAGCAAGAATAG
- a CDS encoding SRPBCC family protein translates to MLSPQYTVHKSIKVNASSAEIASLVGDFSQWPKWQPWQAVDPSIKFIIAEPSQGVGAHQFWQSRFGEGEMTITQLDNTQLSFNILFNKEHITQGTIRYLPEGDNVNIECSLNGEVNTPIIGGYLALLSQYILNNTVKLALNNIKTHAQLATKDKAIATDDSESSSSES, encoded by the coding sequence ATGCTTTCACCGCAATATACAGTTCACAAGTCAATTAAAGTGAACGCAAGCAGCGCCGAGATTGCGAGTCTTGTTGGCGACTTTAGTCAATGGCCAAAGTGGCAACCATGGCAGGCAGTGGACCCGAGCATTAAATTTATCATTGCTGAGCCAAGTCAGGGCGTTGGTGCACATCAATTTTGGCAAAGTCGCTTTGGCGAAGGTGAAATGACCATCACCCAACTCGACAATACTCAGCTTTCATTTAATATATTATTTAATAAAGAACACATTACCCAAGGCACTATCCGCTATTTACCTGAAGGCGATAACGTTAATATTGAGTGTTCACTAAATGGTGAGGTTAATACCCCAATTATTGGTGGCTACCTTGCTTTATTAAGCCAGTATATTCTCAATAACACAGTAAAGCTGGCGCTCAATAACATCAAAACCCATGCGCAGTTAGCAACAAAAGACAAGGCGATTGCTACCGATGACAGTGAAAGCAGCTCAAGCGAGAGTTAA
- a CDS encoding YgiQ family radical SAM protein: MSALKAERGLFSYPKYWAECYGTAPFLPTTRAEMDALGWDSCDVIIVSGDAYVDHPSFGMAVIGRMLESQGFRVGIIAQPDWNSKDAFMALGKPNLFFGVTAGNMDSMINRYTAEKRMRHDDAYTPGNIGGKRPDRAVVVYSQRCREAYKDVPLIIGGIEASLRRIAHYDYWQEKVRRSVLFDAKADILIYGNAERPLVEVAHRIAAGESVETIQDIRGTAVIRKEPLPGWRGSDSTAIDKIGKIDPIPNPYGADDVGCSKSEFKKAGIDLSAEAAKPITVQPARPKPWEKTYVKLPAFEQVSVNKPLYAHASRILHQETNPGCARALFQRHGDRSIWVNPPAFPLETEEMDGVFGLPYQRIPHPSYGDDKIPAYEMIKTSVNIMRGCFGGCSFCSITEHEGRIIQSRSEQSIIDEIEQIRDKVPGFTGVISDLGGPTANMYKLRCKSKKAESTCRRLSCVYPDICKHMDTDHTPTIELYKKARDVKGVKKILIASGVRYDLAVEDPRYVKELVTHHVGGYLKIAPEHTEDGPLSKMMKPGMGAYDKFKELFDKYSKEAGKKQYLIPYFISAHPGTKDEDMVNMALWLKSNDFKLDQVQNFYPSPMANATTIYHTEMNSLRNIKNNTEQVPVPKGARQRRLHKAILRYHDPAGWPMIREALRKMGKANLIGKGPNCLVPEEGRNEKAAKGKGGKGRAALTRHTGFSQFKKGNTKPRVGKNKQRASK; encoded by the coding sequence ATGAGCGCATTAAAAGCCGAGCGAGGCCTGTTTTCTTACCCTAAGTATTGGGCTGAATGCTATGGCACGGCGCCATTCTTACCGACCACTCGTGCAGAAATGGACGCGTTAGGCTGGGATAGCTGTGACGTGATCATTGTCAGTGGTGATGCATATGTTGATCACCCAAGTTTCGGTATGGCTGTGATTGGCCGCATGCTTGAATCGCAGGGTTTTCGCGTTGGTATTATTGCGCAGCCTGACTGGAACTCGAAAGATGCCTTTATGGCGTTAGGCAAGCCTAACTTATTCTTTGGTGTTACGGCGGGTAATATGGACTCGATGATCAACCGTTATACCGCTGAAAAGCGTATGCGTCATGATGATGCATACACGCCAGGTAACATAGGTGGTAAACGCCCTGACCGTGCGGTGGTTGTATATAGCCAACGTTGTCGCGAAGCTTATAAAGATGTGCCGCTGATCATCGGTGGTATTGAGGCGAGTTTACGTCGTATTGCTCATTATGATTACTGGCAAGAAAAAGTACGCCGAAGTGTTCTGTTTGATGCCAAAGCCGACATTTTAATTTACGGTAATGCTGAGCGTCCACTTGTTGAAGTGGCTCACCGTATTGCCGCAGGTGAGTCGGTCGAGACAATTCAAGATATACGTGGTACCGCGGTAATTCGTAAGGAACCATTGCCGGGTTGGCGTGGTAGTGACTCTACAGCTATCGATAAAATCGGTAAGATTGATCCAATTCCAAACCCGTATGGCGCAGATGATGTAGGTTGTAGTAAATCCGAGTTTAAAAAAGCGGGTATTGATCTAAGTGCTGAAGCAGCCAAACCAATAACTGTTCAGCCTGCACGTCCTAAACCATGGGAAAAGACCTACGTTAAACTGCCAGCGTTTGAGCAAGTGAGTGTGAATAAGCCGCTTTATGCCCATGCGTCGCGTATTTTGCACCAAGAAACAAATCCAGGCTGTGCACGTGCGTTATTTCAACGTCATGGCGACCGTTCTATTTGGGTAAATCCGCCAGCATTTCCACTAGAAACAGAAGAAATGGATGGTGTATTTGGTTTGCCATACCAACGTATTCCGCACCCAAGTTATGGTGATGACAAAATCCCTGCGTATGAAATGATTAAAACCTCAGTGAACATTATGCGTGGCTGCTTTGGTGGTTGTTCTTTCTGTTCGATCACAGAGCACGAAGGGCGTATTATTCAAAGCCGTTCAGAGCAATCAATTATTGATGAAATTGAACAAATTCGTGACAAGGTACCGGGCTTTACAGGGGTTATTTCTGACTTAGGTGGACCGACTGCGAATATGTATAAGTTGCGCTGTAAGAGTAAAAAAGCAGAGAGTACTTGCCGTCGTTTATCATGCGTTTATCCTGATATTTGTAAGCATATGGACACGGATCACACGCCAACCATTGAGCTTTATAAAAAAGCCCGAGATGTGAAGGGTGTGAAGAAAATCTTAATTGCTTCAGGCGTACGCTATGACTTAGCAGTTGAAGATCCACGCTATGTAAAAGAGCTGGTTACCCATCACGTAGGCGGGTATTTAAAAATTGCCCCTGAGCATACCGAAGATGGCCCATTATCTAAGATGATGAAGCCGGGTATGGGTGCTTATGATAAGTTTAAAGAGCTATTTGATAAATACTCAAAAGAAGCAGGTAAAAAGCAGTATCTGATCCCGTACTTTATTTCTGCTCACCCAGGAACTAAAGATGAAGACATGGTTAATATGGCGCTTTGGTTAAAGAGTAATGACTTTAAGCTTGATCAAGTACAAAACTTTTATCCGTCGCCAATGGCCAACGCAACGACGATTTATCATACTGAGATGAACTCGTTACGCAATATTAAAAATAACACTGAGCAAGTGCCTGTACCAAAAGGCGCCCGCCAGCGTCGTTTACACAAAGCGATTTTACGTTACCATGATCCTGCTGGTTGGCCGATGATCCGTGAAGCGCTAAGAAAAATGGGCAAAGCGAATCTAATCGGTAAGGGGCCAAACTGTTTGGTACCGGAAGAAGGTCGCAACGAGAAAGCAGCTAAAGGGAAGGGCGGTAAAGGCCGCGCGGCACTGACTCGTCATACCGGTTTTAGCCAGTTTAAAAAGGGCAATACTAAACCAAGAGTTGGTAAAAATAAGCAGCGTGCAAGTAAATAG
- a CDS encoding PspA/IM30 family protein encodes MGVLNRVNDIIQANLSAALDKAEDPEKLLNLLVQEMQDALTECRATAATFLTQEKQMKREIAAKQAKVADWQAKAEKALSKDRDDLAKAALVEKQRLTTEIEAQQAEMDKVAESLAKLTEDCQRLQNKLADAKAKQLTYMQKERVVTARLKVKEQLHSSKVEDALARFDYLEQRVENIESQVEAYELTQSDAANSTAAQIAALEKDEAIDKQLADLKATMKQSA; translated from the coding sequence ATGGGTGTATTAAATCGCGTAAATGACATTATTCAGGCAAACCTTTCTGCAGCATTAGATAAAGCTGAAGATCCTGAAAAGTTACTTAATCTACTCGTGCAAGAAATGCAGGATGCACTGACTGAATGCCGTGCAACCGCTGCGACATTTTTAACGCAAGAAAAGCAAATGAAGCGCGAAATCGCAGCTAAACAAGCGAAAGTAGCTGACTGGCAAGCTAAAGCAGAAAAAGCACTAAGTAAAGATCGTGATGATCTTGCCAAAGCTGCGTTAGTTGAAAAGCAGCGTTTAACGACAGAAATCGAAGCGCAACAAGCTGAAATGGATAAAGTTGCTGAGTCACTCGCAAAATTGACAGAAGACTGCCAGCGTTTACAAAACAAGCTTGCGGATGCAAAAGCCAAACAGCTGACTTACATGCAAAAAGAACGCGTTGTTACAGCACGTTTAAAGGTTAAAGAGCAGCTGCATAGCAGTAAAGTTGAAGATGCATTAGCACGTTTTGACTACTTAGAGCAGCGCGTTGAAAACATTGAGTCACAAGTTGAAGCGTATGAACTTACGCAAAGTGATGCCGCAAATTCAACAGCAGCGCAAATCGCTGCCCTTGAGAAAGATGAAGCAATCGATAAACAGCTTGCTGATTTAAAAGCAACGATGAAGCAGTCGGCTTAG
- a CDS encoding DUF2333 family protein, with the protein MSEHKGKIASALLIVLIIFYAIAVYWSSEPDRMDVVSKAKQEAQLRGEKFVTGYTTTSTLIDVASTLLNKPGGYLSNDMMPPSVMMDNMPAWEYGALEMTRDLVLSMRKDFSRSQSQSTEHEALKKAQPQFNISSVAWAWPSAETEYQKGIDLLVVYRTQIADQNDRDSQFYARADNLRSWLKEAEKRLGSLSQRLSASVGQDRLNTDLAGDTAAHQATYTPLQNQVKTSWWQIDDVFYESRGATWALLHFLQAVEYDFADVLEKKNARVSLQQIIRELEATQETVWSPMILNGSGFGFVANHSLVMANYISRANAALIELSELLAQG; encoded by the coding sequence ATGTCTGAGCATAAAGGAAAAATAGCCAGTGCATTACTTATTGTATTAATTATTTTTTACGCGATTGCTGTTTACTGGAGTAGTGAGCCGGATCGCATGGATGTTGTTAGCAAGGCAAAACAAGAAGCGCAACTGCGTGGCGAAAAGTTTGTCACTGGCTACACAACAACGTCAACACTGATTGATGTTGCAAGTACATTGTTAAATAAGCCTGGTGGTTATTTATCAAATGATATGATGCCACCTAGTGTGATGATGGATAATATGCCTGCCTGGGAATACGGCGCACTTGAGATGACCCGTGATTTAGTGTTGTCTATGCGTAAAGACTTCAGCCGTTCACAATCGCAATCTACTGAGCATGAAGCTCTAAAAAAAGCCCAGCCACAGTTTAACATTAGCTCTGTTGCATGGGCATGGCCGAGTGCTGAAACAGAGTATCAAAAGGGCATTGATTTATTGGTAGTGTACCGTACTCAAATAGCGGATCAGAACGATCGTGATAGCCAGTTTTATGCCCGTGCTGATAATTTACGCAGCTGGTTAAAAGAAGCTGAAAAGCGACTTGGCAGCTTAAGTCAGCGATTAAGCGCGAGTGTTGGTCAAGACCGTTTGAATACAGATTTAGCTGGCGACACTGCAGCTCATCAAGCAACTTATACACCTTTGCAAAACCAAGTGAAAACATCTTGGTGGCAAATTGATGATGTGTTTTATGAATCTCGTGGTGCAACGTGGGCATTACTGCACTTTTTACAAGCGGTTGAATATGATTTTGCTGATGTATTAGAAAAGAAAAATGCTCGTGTTAGTCTGCAACAAATTATTCGTGAATTAGAGGCCACACAAGAAACAGTGTGGAGCCCAATGATTTTAAATGGCAGTGGCTTTGGTTTTGTAGCTAACCACTCATTGGTCATGGCGAATTATATTTCTCGAGCCAATGCGGCTCTAATTGAACTTAGCGAACTTTTAGCGCAAGGATAA